In a single window of the Drosophila albomicans strain 15112-1751.03 chromosome 3, ASM965048v2, whole genome shotgun sequence genome:
- the LOC117567659 gene encoding iodotyrosine deiodinase, protein MEALLNSSKLLQHWPTIVLGVLLALSIKYLRQRRRVIKKELEGEEDIAVNFPQSTADDDLQPALEEKPHVLFVPGQSLNPNGARRFYEVMRGRRSVRAFNPHKQPSQEVIEDCIRAAGTAPSGAHTEPWTFCVIVDSEIKQTVRQIVEQEEYINYSQRMHAQWVTDLRPLQTTSTKPYLSDAPYLILIFKQTHGLTANGRKKLHYYNEISTSIAAGMLLCALQAAGLCSLVTTPLNCGPALRRLLDRPANEKLLILLAVGYAAEDCKVPDLERKSLEDIMVKY, encoded by the exons ATGGAAGCGTTGCTCAACAGCTCCAAGTTGCTGCAGCATTGGCCCACTATAGTACTAGGAGTGCTTCTGGCGTTGTCCATCAAATACCTAAGACAAAGAAGACGAGTGATTAAAAAGGAATTGGAAGGCGAAGAAGATATTGCAG TTAACTTTCCTCAGTCAACTGCCGATGATGACTTGCAGCCCGCTTTGGAGGAGAAGCCGCATGTTCTCTTTGTGCCGGGCCAGAGTCTTAATCCCAATGGCGCCAGACGCTTCTACGAGGTAATGCGTGGCCGTCGTAGCGTGCGTGCCTTCAATCCACACAAGCAGCCATCGCAGGAGGTCATTGAAGATTGCATACGTGCAGCAGGCACAGCACCAAGTGGCGCCCACACCGAACCCTGGACGTTTTGTGTGATCGTAGATTCGGAAATCAAGCAGACGGTGCGGCAGATAGTGGAGCAGGAGGAGTATATTAACTACAGCCAACGTATGCATGCACAGTGGGTGACGGATCTGCGACCACTGCAAACAACGTCCACAAAGCCGTATCTTAGTGATGCTCCATATCTCATTTTGATCTTTAAGCAGACGCACGGATTGACGGCGAATGGGCGTAAGAAACTGCACTATTATAATGAGATATCCACTTCGATAGCAGCTGGTATGCTGCTCTGTGCATTGCAAGCAGCTGGGCTCTGTTCGCTGGTCACCACGCCCTTAAATTGTGGACCCGCCCTGCGGCGTTTGCTCGATCGCCCGGCAAACgagaaacttttaattttgctaGCAGTTGGTTATGCGGCCGAAGACTGCAAGGTACCAGACTTGGAACGCAAGTCTCTTGAAGACATCATGgtgaaatattaa
- the LOC117567657 gene encoding uncharacterized protein LOC117567657 has protein sequence MAQKHKQNSSRPSAMISKTTSRQSKPVKSVEDISRSTSNQSHKKHGIRSFFKILPFLPRFKRKTKSNQRKVSQISRIKIRSSSSLTNHDKRKLIRLYQSQENLFNPNHPDYGDSNCEDSSYAKISSFFPSKTCQEIQSYIHELRLLFEREYIVIGNAYRRFGELLKPSIKYYNEFLFLVPFLRFSWDSAAYLPPKETCTDDFISYNSCTSDGTDRIMSSGDDLIGEHLNRSSAGKCFFFGKKKQTKKNAKSEDDLVPKEKSPAVLEAKQTSPEKPAAETTSSPLQRRLSRHSEETAKNGKTVEEDAAKKSKVAHHDAPRISLSEHHDTPRKSVTEHHDTPRKSITDHHDAPRKSITDHHDAPRKSITEEQHAAQKSDHKDTAHKQFSFGKKTPAQQKGSTELSEQGSLEARRDSSNKRLSWKSDLSSDRCQGPCDKECNRLGKSQEPLDTRKSLQSTRSSQASTSVHRGSVDRAPYQVNSYYSDSQSAKTSLLQQQQRRPSQQSQPTYPGNQEQLNMLCEMIKIELSASPDFIYYDAKWRIIEILREVQKRNMIHSKTDPAACKSLESSSAGRRESQAQKQHCNCSAATNCLINREATPMQRIPCPANATRCPYCCKH, from the coding sequence ATggcacaaaaacacaaacaaaactctTCCAGGCCTTCCGCAATGATATCCAAGACCACAAGCAGGCAGTCGAAGCCAGTCAAGAGTGTCGAAGACATCTCCAGATCTACTAGTAATCAATCTCACAAAAAACATGGAATTCGCAGTTTCTTCAAGATTTTACCTTTCCTGCCACGATTCAAGAGGAAAACAAAGTCCAATCAGCGGAAAGTGTCTCAAATAAGTCGTATTAAAATACGTTCAAGTTCATCCTTAACCAATCATGATAAACGCAAGCTGATACGACTCTACCAAAGCCAAGAGAACCTCTTTAATCCCAATCATCCCGATTATGGCGATTCCAATTGTGAGGATTCAAGCTACGCAAAAATTTCCAGTTTCTTTCCGAGCAAAACATGTCAAGAGATTCAGAGCTACATTCATGAGCTGCGTCTGCTATTCGAACGCGAATATATCGTTATTGGGAACGCTTATCGAAGATTTGGCGAACTGTTGAAGCCATCCATCAAATATTACAATGAATTTCTATTCCTGGTGCCTTTTCTACGCTTTAGCTGGGACAGTGCAGCTTATTTACCGCCAAAGGAAACCTGCACAGACGACTTCATCTCGTACAATAGTTGCACCTCTGATGGCACTGATCGCATTATGTCCAGCGGCGATGACTTGATCGGAGAGCATCTTAATCGCTCGTCAGCTGGTAAATGTTTTTTCTTCggcaagaagaagcagaccAAGAAGAATGCGAAGAGCGAGGATGATTTAGTACCGAAAGAGAAGTCTCCTGCTGTCTTGGAAGCCAAGCAAACATCGCCTGAGAAGCCAGCTGCGGAAACTACCTCATCGCCACTTCAGAGGCGATTATCAAGGCATAGTGAGGAGACGGCAAAAAATGGCAAGACCGTGGAAGAAGATGCAGCAAAGAAGTCCAAGGTCGCACATCATGATGCTCCAAGGATATCGTTATCCGAGCATCACGATACGCCAAGGAAGTCGGTAACCGAGCATCACGATACGCCAAGGAAGTCAATAACCGATCATCACGATGCGCCAAGGAAGTCAATAACCGATCATCACGATGCGCCAAGAAAGTCAATAACCGAAGAGCAACATGCGGCACAGAAGTCCGATCACAAAGATACGGCACATAAGCAATTCTCTTTTGGCAAAAAAACGCCAGCTCAGCAGAAGGGTTCAACAGAATTGTCAGAGCAAGGCAGCCTTGAAGCCAGGCGAGATTCCTCCAATAAGCGATTATCCTGGAAATCAGATCTATCAAGCGATCGTTGTCAGGGCCCCTGCGATAAAGAGTGTAACCGTCTTGGCAAATCTCAAGAGCCTCTAGACACAAGGAAATCACTGCAATCAACTAGATCATCTCAAGCCTCAACTTCTGTTCATCGCGGCAGCGTAGATCGTGCCCCATATCAGGTCAACTCGTACTATTCCGATAGTCAGAGTGCAAAGACAAgcctgctgcagcaacagcagcgaagaCCATCACAGCAATCGCAACCAACCTATCCAGGCAATCAAGAGCAGCTGAATATGTTGTGTGAGATGATTAAAATAGAGCTGAGTGCATCGCCAGATTTCATCTACTACGATGCCAAGTGGCGCATAATTGAAATACTGCGTGAGGTGCAAAAACGCAACATGATTCACAGCAAAACCGATCCAGCTGCATGCAAAAGCCTAGAGTCTTCGTCGGCTGGTCGAAGAGAATCGCAGGCGCAGAAACAGCATTGCAATTGTTCAGCGGCAACCAATTGTCTCATCAACCGGGAGGCGACTCCCATGCAACGCATCCCCTGTCCAGCGAATGCCACGCGTTGTCCCTACTGCTGCAAGCACTGA